GATAAACCATAATGCGCTGGTTGTTTATTAATATCTGAAAGTTGTAATTGTTTCAGTTTTTCGTAAAATTTATTTACGGTATAATCTTTTAGCATTAAAACATACGGAATGTTTAACGATTTAGATAAGGCAATATCAGCCGGAACTGCTCCATCGTACGTATTTTCGTAATTCTGCGGCGAATAATTAGCAATTTGAGTAGGAATGTCGGCCAACAAAGTTTTAGGCAGTAATTCGCCCTCATCTAACATTGCAGCATATAAAAAAGGTTTTAAAATACTGCCTGTACTTCGCGGTGCAACGGTAATATCTACATCTTTACTATGTGCCGCATCCGTAGGGCTATTTCCAACATAAGCTAAAACTTTTCGCGTATTTACATCGGCTACCAAAACTGCTACATTATAAATTTGATTTTGCTTGTACAAATTATAATATTTGGCAACAATATGATTAACCTGCTCTTGCAAATGTGCATCTAAAGTTGATGTTAATGTTTGCTCAGGATATTTTTGAGCCATTTGCATGACATAATGATTGGCACTTTGTGGCAAATTGTAAGGTTTGCCCGGTAAAGATTCTGCAATGGCCAATGCATAAGTTTCGGCATCAATTACTTTATTTTCATGCAATTTTAATAACAACGTATTGCGTTTTGCTAACAACTTTTCCTGATTTTTACCCGGATAAATTAAACTTGGCGCATTAGGTAAAATAGCTAAAGTTGCACTTTCTGCCCAAGATAATTGATGTGCAGGAATACCAAAATACCGATAAGCAGCCATGTCTAACCCCACAACATTACCACCAAAAGGTGCGTGCGAAGCATAAAGTTCTAAAATAGTATTTTTAGAATGCATAAATTCTAAACGCGTAGCTAAAACAACCTCAACAAATTTTTCGACATAGGTGCGTTTTTTATTTTTTCGATGCAATCGGATAACTTGTTGCGTCAACGTACTTCCGCCTCGAACAACTTTTTTTGCTTTGTTATTTTGCACCAAAGCTTTGGCCATAGCTACCGGATTAACTCCAAAATGGTAGTTAAAATATTCATCTTCAAAATAAATTAAACTTTGCTTGAATTTATACGGAACAGAATCAGCTTCTGGAAAACGCCATTGACCATCTTCAGCAATTTTTGCACCAAGCAATTCTTGATTTCGATCTTGAATTACCGTTGCATACGGCTGATTGAATAAGTTTTTTGGTAAACAAAAATAGTAAGCAACCACAGCTACAAGCGCTATGGTTGCTTTAATTTTATTATTTTTTATGTATTGAAAACTTTTTTTTATCATTAATCGGCAACAATTTCTACCCAACCGCCAACATTGCGCGCTTTATATGTATTGTCGTACATGGCTTCAACATAGGCACCTGATAAATAATATTTTCCTAAATAGGATGCAATTACAACTGTTGTAAATGTTTTACGATCGGCTGGTCCTAAATTAAAATAATACATGGCACGATCGTCACGAATGTCAATAAATTCGGCGTCATTTTTATAAACTTCACCATATTCTGTAAAACGTAAGTTTACCACCTCAAATCCAGAAGGGAAAATTTGTTGTAATGCAACATTAGTAAGCGCCTTTCTACTTAAATTATCAACGGTTACGGTAGCAACAATCTCAGATCCTTGTTTAATATTTGCCATATTAATAGGTTCGCCACTACGTGTTTTAAACGTAGTTGTAATACGTAAATTATCAGCAATTACTTGCTCATCGCCCACAGGTAAAACTCCAGAACTCATGATGCGAACATAAACCACATTATCACCTTTATTAGTAAGTTTTACTTGATGATTGCCTTTTTCTACTTTATAAGTCTTATCAGCAAACGCTTTATCTGTTTTTATTTTGTCTGATTTACCGTCAAATTGATAGGTTACATTCAAACCTTTGCCACCAACAACTTTAATAAACTTACTTAACGCATTTAATGCGTATGCTGTAGCTTGCGTACTCATGTATTTTTCTGATGATAAAGCTTGTGCAAGTTCGTTAGCAACTTCAAAACTTTTGGTTTTATCATTTAATAAAATATAAGTTTCTAAAGCAATAGCCTGGTTTCTGTCGTACGAACCAAAATAATACAATTGATCTAGCTTTTTACGATCTATGTTTTGCAATAAACTTTTAGCCACCTTTTCTTGCTTAACTAATGCATAAGTTGCTGCTAAACGCACTTTT
This genomic window from Flavobacterium agricola contains:
- the pbpC gene encoding penicillin-binding protein 1C; the protein is MIKKSFQYIKNNKIKATIALVAVVAYYFCLPKNLFNQPYATVIQDRNQELLGAKIAEDGQWRFPEADSVPYKFKQSLIYFEDEYFNYHFGVNPVAMAKALVQNNKAKKVVRGGSTLTQQVIRLHRKNKKRTYVEKFVEVVLATRLEFMHSKNTILELYASHAPFGGNVVGLDMAAYRYFGIPAHQLSWAESATLAILPNAPSLIYPGKNQEKLLAKRNTLLLKLHENKVIDAETYALAIAESLPGKPYNLPQSANHYVMQMAQKYPEQTLTSTLDAHLQEQVNHIVAKYYNLYKQNQIYNVAVLVADVNTRKVLAYVGNSPTDAAHSKDVDITVAPRSTGSILKPFLYAAMLDEGELLPKTLLADIPTQIANYSPQNYENTYDGAVPADIALSKSLNIPYVLMLKDYTVNKFYEKLKQLQLSDINKQPAHYGLSLILGGAESNLYDLCSAYANMASTLNFYNKTQKYRSNEFQSLQSNSNIDLDFGKVVSDATVFGAGALYQTFTAMKEVNRPNDDAWRYYDSSIEIAWKTGTSFGSRDGWAIGVDKNYVVGVWVGNASGEGRAGLTGMQYAGPILFDVFRSLPKNEFFKEPASDLQLIDVCTVSGHVASQHCPSQKAKIPKKGINTTICPYHKVIHLDQTKQFQVSAACEDLDKIQTEVYFVLPPVMQWYYKSKNMNYKLVPPYRSDCGTSKQHVLDFIYPENNMVLSQTKNQAGELQPVIAKVAHVNTEAQIFWYLNDTYLGKTKTFHEMMIEAKPGDYKLYAVDEMGNEAFVNITLN